From the Nodularia sphaerocarpa UHCC 0038 genome, the window CACCAGTTAATGATTCTTACCTCTACGCCACTTACGTTCTGGACTGCATTGATCAAAACAAAACTCTATTGATCAACAGTCCTAGTGGTATCCGGGGAGCAAATGAAAAAATGTATGCCCTTCAGTTTACCAAGGCGATTCCAGAAACTATTGTTAGTGCAGATCAGCATTTAATTAGGCAATTTTTGGAAGCTAAAGGAGCAGCAATTATCAAGCCACTGGGGAATAAGGCTGGGGAGGGAATTTTATTTTTACAACCAGGCGATCGCAATTTTAACTCGATAGTGGAACTCAGTACACTGCGTGGTCGATTACCAGTAATGGTGCAAACTTATTTACCAGCAGCTAAAGAAGGAGACAAGCGAATTATCCTGCTCAATGGCGAACCAATTGGCGCTCTTAATCGCCTTTCTAGCGGCAGTGATTTTCGGAATAATATGGCCGCTGGTGGTACTGTAGCTCAAACTAAAATTACTCCAAGAGAGTATGAAATCTGTACCGAAATAGGCGAAACCTTACGTAGAGATGGGTTAATTTTTGTGGGGATTGATGTCATCGGCGGTTATCTGACTGAAGTCAACGTCACCAGTCCTACCGGAATTCGTGAAATTGACAGGTTAGATAACACTCGCCTGGGTAATCAAGTGATTTCATGGATTGAGCAAAGGTTAAAAAACTCAAATAATTGACCTGCGTTTCCTTGATTCCCTGGTCTTTTGCGGTCTGTGTTGCTTATTTATTACCATCCAACAAAGAGCAATCATCGCATCCTTGAGCTACGTCTTTTCACTGTTATTTTCAACACAAATTTAGGCATCTGAGTCAGTGGACTCCTGCCTAATTTGCGGCTTCGGGGGTAGCAAAGGTATTACCCCTGATCCTCGTGAAACTTTCAACTACTAGATTTTATACAGCCTTCAGCCAAACCTGAGACGGCAAATGTGATCTACAACTGAAATTTTCCGGCAATTAATTCCGTGGTGTCCGCCGATTTCGCAGAAAGTCAGGAATATCCAAGCCCATTTTTTCTTTAGGTTCCACAACTGGTGTGGGGGGATTAACTGGTGGTGGTGGTTGTGGCGTTGAACGTTTGGGAGTAGCTGGGACTCTAGCATTAGCTACATTTTGGGGTGGTACTTGTATTTCACCAGTAAACCCAGTCGCAATTACAGTAATTCTCACCTCACCTTGGAGCCTGTCATCAATCACCGCGCCAAAAATAATATTGGCATTGGGATCAACTACTTCATATATTGCTTCAGCAGCAGCATTCACTTCATGTAAAGTCAAATCACTGCCACCAGTAATATTAAATACAACACCTCTAGCTCCTTCAATAGAACATTCTAATAAAGGCGAAGAAATAGCGGCGATCGCAGCTTCTCTAGCTCTTGATTTCCCCGAACTGACACCTATCCCCATTAATGCCGATCCCGCATCCGCCATCACGGCTCTGACATCAGCAAAGTCAACGTTTACCAAGCCGGGGATGGTAATAATATCGGAAATGCCTTGTACACCTTGACGCAGCACATCATCTGCGTAGCGAAAAGCTTCTTGTACAGGCGTTTGCTCTGGTATGACCTCCAGCAACTTATTATTGGGGATAATAATCAGTGTATCTACTCTACTTTTTAACCCTTCAATGCCTTGTTCAGCTTGGCTGGTGCGGCGGCGGCCTTCAAACACAAATGGACGTGTAACAACACCCACAGTCAGAGCGCCCATTTCCTTTGCCACTTCGGCGACAATCGGGGCTGCACCTGTGCCAGTACCGCCTCCCATCCCCGCAGTGATAAACACTAAATCAGCACCTTCTAAAGCCGTAGCAATTTCGTCTCGTGATTCTTCAGCTGCCTTTTGACCAATAGCAGGATTACCACCAGCACCTAAACCTCGTGTGAGTTTCTGTCCAATTTGCAATCGACTAGGCGCACCTGCCAAAGTCAAAGCTTGAGCATCAGTGTTAATTGACCAAAACTCTACTCCTGAGACATCAGACTCAATCATGCGGTTAACCGCATTTCCTCCCCCACCACCCACACCAATTACTTTGATGTTGGCTACCCGGCCCGGCACAATCTCACCAATGCGGCTATTTTCCGTAGACATCTTTTTACTATCATGGTTTCCAAAGTTCAGCGAGGAGTTGTTAAAGGGGTTAGTGGAGTTCACTGCGAGTGGAAACCCGTGCTGTCCCACAGATTGGGAGTTTTTATAGGTAAGCCCTTGGTTATTATCAAGTGTCATTGGATTTGTGAAAGGTAGATAAACGACTTTTTCAGGTGTTATTCACTAAAACCTCTGTGTCGAGGCAGCCCCTGGCTTTAGACATGAGGTTTATGATCTAAGATTCAACTATAGTTGGACACTGCCAAAATTTATGGCACTGTTCTTGATTGTGATCACAACTCCCAAGCTTAACAAGATTGTGAGTGCGAAAGTTTGCTCTGGGGTCAACCTAAGAGCGCAGTGCCGAAGGCTATAGCACAGCTAATTCTAGAGAAGTATACTTAGATGTACTTAAAATTGCTTTGTATAACTTCAAGGAAATATTAATATTTTCACTACTATCTTAGCGATTGATCACATAATGCCCTCCACTATTTCTGGTTAATGCTTTAGATTAGCAGATGTTTCTAGGGAGTTTGAGAGTTAAGTTTTTGGTTTGTTGGTTTGAGATGTACCAAGGGAGATGCTGGATTTTTCAAATCAATATAGTTTATCTGACTAAAATCCATTTTTGCAGATAAAGATCGCATTTGGGCAAGGACTTTGATTTGTTCGCTTAACTGAGGACTAAAAGCACCAAGATGTACATTTCCCAGTTCTGTTTTCAAAATTAGATTTGTGGAATCTTGCCCATCAACTTCGCTGATTTTTACGGGACTTTGACTTAATGAGGCATAAATTTGACTCCAATAGGAGCCATATTGTTCTGGTGTTCCCACAACTTTGAGACTCGGCAGTTTGATGCGGGGATTGACTAATTTATATTTTTCTAAGGGTATCAAAACCCCAGTAGCGTCTAATAAGCCCGCAGGCGACTGTTTATTGGGATTGTGCGCTATGGCAACGGGTACTCTTTCCTGGATTTCGATGTTTAATCCAGGCGGAAAAAGGCGGCGATTGACAGTTGCTTGTGCAATAGTTGGTTGTTGCTTCAAAGAGTCGGCGATCGCATTCGGTTGAATCCGCCATAAAGACTGAGGATAAGATATCACCAGTAATGACTTAATCGTGGCTTCCGATAGTAATTGATTGCCCGAT encodes:
- the gshB gene encoding glutathione synthase — protein: MKLAFIIDPIHQLDPCHDTSVALMEAAQILGHEIWVTQANLLSVVDSKAWAILQQVELVPVQLVEKRWIATNPWYKLSAPGFTSLEAMDAVFMRTDPPVNDSYLYATYVLDCIDQNKTLLINSPSGIRGANEKMYALQFTKAIPETIVSADQHLIRQFLEAKGAAIIKPLGNKAGEGILFLQPGDRNFNSIVELSTLRGRLPVMVQTYLPAAKEGDKRIILLNGEPIGALNRLSSGSDFRNNMAAGGTVAQTKITPREYEICTEIGETLRRDGLIFVGIDVIGGYLTEVNVTSPTGIREIDRLDNTRLGNQVISWIEQRLKNSNN
- the ftsZ gene encoding cell division protein FtsZ translates to MTLDNNQGLTYKNSQSVGQHGFPLAVNSTNPFNNSSLNFGNHDSKKMSTENSRIGEIVPGRVANIKVIGVGGGGGNAVNRMIESDVSGVEFWSINTDAQALTLAGAPSRLQIGQKLTRGLGAGGNPAIGQKAAEESRDEIATALEGADLVFITAGMGGGTGTGAAPIVAEVAKEMGALTVGVVTRPFVFEGRRRTSQAEQGIEGLKSRVDTLIIIPNNKLLEVIPEQTPVQEAFRYADDVLRQGVQGISDIITIPGLVNVDFADVRAVMADAGSALMGIGVSSGKSRAREAAIAAISSPLLECSIEGARGVVFNITGGSDLTLHEVNAAAEAIYEVVDPNANIIFGAVIDDRLQGEVRITVIATGFTGEIQVPPQNVANARVPATPKRSTPQPPPPVNPPTPVVEPKEKMGLDIPDFLRNRRTPRN
- a CDS encoding cell division protein FtsQ/DivIB → MAGIVSVSQKDLAQRRQKIRRQRQMKAIQAIWRTVAISGLAGGLLWVALQPIWVLNTPKQIVMKSGNQLLSEATIKSLLVISYPQSLWRIQPNAIADSLKQQPTIAQATVNRRLFPPGLNIEIQERVPVAIAHNPNKQSPAGLLDATGVLIPLEKYKLVNPRIKLPSLKVVGTPEQYGSYWSQIYASLSQSPVKISEVDGQDSTNLILKTELGNVHLGAFSPQLSEQIKVLAQMRSLSAKMDFSQINYIDLKNPASPLVHLKPTNQKLNSQTP